A part of candidate division WOR-3 bacterium genomic DNA contains:
- a CDS encoding four helix bundle protein yields the protein MNSSTTEHKKVRYFEDLVVYQKARALANEVYALTRSAAFAKDPSLADQIRRAAVSVLSNVAEGFERGSNTEFVQFLYIAKGSCGEVRAQLSIACDQGYLPEAEHRKLSDHCRLVSGMLSGLIDYLKGARYRGDKFRQPESETVEDRIRKLRAAQLANQGKNE from the coding sequence CTGAATAGCTCAACAACTGAACACAAGAAGGTGCGCTACTTCGAGGATTTGGTCGTCTACCAGAAGGCGCGAGCCCTGGCGAATGAAGTGTACGCGCTCACGCGCAGCGCGGCCTTCGCGAAGGACCCAAGCTTGGCCGACCAGATACGCCGCGCCGCAGTGTCGGTCCTGTCCAATGTCGCCGAGGGTTTTGAGCGCGGGAGCAACACCGAATTCGTCCAGTTTCTCTACATCGCCAAAGGCTCGTGCGGCGAAGTCCGAGCTCAACTCTCAATAGCCTGCGACCAGGGATACCTGCCGGAGGCCGAGCACCGCAAGCTATCCGACCACTGCCGGCTGGTCAGCGGCATGCTCTCCGGTTTGATTGACTACCTGAAAGGCGCACGCTACCGCGGCGACAAGTTCCGTCAGCCCGAATCCGAAACAGTGGAAGACCGAATCCGCAAACTCCGCGCCGCCCAGCTTGCCAATCAAGGCAAGAACGAGTAG